TAGCTCAACGGCCTCGTTTATGGTAACAGGAGCGGGTATGTTCCTCAAGTAAACCAACTCGTAGAGAGCTATTCTCAGAATATTCCTGTCAATCGTAGACATTCTATTAAGGCTCCAGTGCTCTGAGAATTTAGTTATTACGCTGTCTAATTGTTCTATGTTTGAGCAAGAACCCCTCATCAGCACCTCAGAGAATTCTTTGGTGTCATCATCTAAAC
This region of Thermodesulfobacteriota bacterium genomic DNA includes:
- the nusB gene encoding transcription antitermination factor NusB; the encoded protein is MGTRRQARELALQFLYQYDSLNESSDSSEDIDTLLSSFWDREEDSLDDDTKEFSEVLMRGSCSNIEQLDSVITKFSEHWSLNRMSTIDRNILRIALYELVYLRNIPAPVTINEAVEL